A DNA window from Candidatus Angelobacter sp. contains the following coding sequences:
- a CDS encoding CAAX prenyl protease-related protein, translating to MFKKLEASPALVRVVPFAAFVALTFCQGKFGATSPYWFYLGKTIVGAWLIWVVRPFVVEMKWKFSWEAVGVGVAVFVIWIGLDGIYPKFGTGAADWNPHTTFGQDSALAWTFIVVRILGSSIVVPPVEEVFYRSFLYRYVAKPDFQSLPVGQFGWTPFLATSAVFGFTHHEWLAGILCGFAYQGLVCWKKRLGDAMTAHGITNLLLGLWVVWRGAWHFW from the coding sequence ATGTTCAAGAAGCTCGAAGCATCGCCGGCGCTCGTTCGTGTCGTTCCATTTGCCGCTTTTGTCGCGCTGACCTTTTGCCAGGGAAAATTCGGGGCCACTTCACCCTATTGGTTTTACCTGGGCAAAACGATCGTCGGGGCGTGGTTGATTTGGGTCGTCCGGCCGTTCGTTGTTGAGATGAAGTGGAAGTTCAGTTGGGAGGCCGTCGGTGTAGGCGTCGCGGTTTTCGTGATTTGGATCGGTCTGGACGGTATTTATCCGAAATTCGGCACGGGCGCCGCCGATTGGAATCCACACACGACATTCGGCCAGGATTCGGCGCTCGCCTGGACGTTCATCGTTGTTCGCATTCTTGGCTCTTCGATTGTGGTGCCGCCGGTGGAGGAGGTTTTCTATCGTTCTTTTTTGTATCGCTACGTTGCGAAGCCGGACTTTCAGTCGTTGCCGGTGGGTCAGTTTGGCTGGACGCCGTTTCTGGCCACGTCGGCGGTTTTTGGATTCACGCATCATGAATGGCTGGCAGGCATCTTGTGTGGCTTTGCCTATCAGGGCCTGGTTTGTTGGAAGAAACGGTTGGGCGACGCCATGACCGCTCACGGCATTACGAACCTTCTGCTGGGTCTGTGGGTGGTCTGGCGCGGAGCCTGGCATTTCTGGTGA
- a CDS encoding pseudouridine synthase, translating into MSVPCIIFEDEHLLVINKPAGMNTHAPSPFAGEGIYDWLRHREPRWARLAIIHRLDKETSGVIAFSKTEAANRSLTEQFTRREVRKKYLLLTDRPVKREEFTVKSALVRVGDKYMSRPLASGGEAAETRFRVRRSRPGNTLLEAEPVTGKTHQIRVHAAENGFPVLGDAHYGGTPTTRVYLHAQALALKHPTTGEVMTFTAPENFSAESCVALRSALCDEMETNAFRVAHGAADGRPGWYVDRLGDFLLSQSEHLPTEKRLEVIAGWLKSFSLRGACHKKLLKSVRGATVIETSPQQVLGDRAPEEFVVRENGLRFALSFNEGYSCGLFLDQRDNRRRFLVNHVAAGFPLFESGPVGMEVLNTFAYTCGFSVCAAKAGARTTSLDLSKKYLEWGRRNFALNELTADGHDFIRGDVFDWLRRLAKRRRQFEVVILDPPTFSRSKEHGSFQAGKNYGELVAAALPVLKQNGVLLASANAAKLALEKFRSQVVSAIASARRRILQQHYVPQPPDFPITREEPAYLKTLWLRVA; encoded by the coding sequence GTGAGCGTTCCCTGCATCATTTTTGAGGATGAGCACCTGCTGGTGATCAACAAACCTGCGGGAATGAACACTCATGCACCGTCGCCTTTCGCGGGCGAAGGCATCTACGACTGGTTGCGGCATCGCGAGCCACGATGGGCGCGGCTGGCGATCATTCATCGGCTCGACAAGGAAACCTCCGGAGTGATCGCGTTTTCGAAAACGGAAGCGGCGAACCGCTCGTTGACGGAACAGTTCACCCGGCGCGAGGTGCGGAAGAAATATCTGCTATTGACCGACCGGCCTGTAAAACGGGAGGAGTTCACCGTAAAGTCGGCATTGGTTCGCGTCGGCGATAAATACATGAGCCGTCCGCTGGCCAGTGGCGGCGAAGCAGCGGAAACACGGTTTCGTGTGCGCCGATCCAGGCCCGGCAACACGCTGTTGGAAGCCGAGCCGGTGACGGGCAAGACGCATCAAATCCGTGTTCACGCGGCCGAGAATGGGTTTCCCGTCCTCGGCGACGCGCATTACGGCGGCACGCCGACGACGCGTGTTTATCTGCATGCGCAGGCACTGGCTCTGAAACATCCAACGACCGGCGAGGTGATGACGTTCACCGCGCCGGAGAATTTTTCTGCAGAATCGTGCGTGGCTTTGCGTTCGGCCCTCTGTGACGAGATGGAGACGAACGCCTTCCGGGTGGCGCATGGCGCGGCAGACGGCCGGCCGGGCTGGTACGTGGACCGGCTGGGCGATTTTCTGCTCTCGCAGTCGGAGCATTTGCCGACCGAAAAGCGGCTGGAGGTCATCGCTGGCTGGCTGAAATCATTTTCCTTGCGCGGGGCCTGTCACAAGAAGCTTCTGAAGAGCGTGCGCGGGGCGACCGTTATCGAGACCTCTCCCCAGCAAGTGCTCGGGGACCGCGCTCCGGAAGAATTCGTCGTGCGTGAGAACGGCCTCCGGTTCGCGTTGAGCTTCAACGAAGGTTATTCCTGTGGTTTGTTCCTCGACCAACGGGACAATCGGCGCCGGTTCCTGGTGAACCACGTCGCCGCGGGTTTTCCTTTGTTCGAGAGCGGCCCGGTCGGGATGGAAGTCCTGAACACGTTCGCTTATACCTGCGGTTTTTCGGTTTGCGCCGCGAAAGCGGGGGCACGCACCACCAGCCTCGATCTCTCGAAGAAATACCTGGAGTGGGGCAGACGAAACTTTGCGCTCAATGAACTGACTGCCGACGGCCACGACTTCATCCGCGGGGACGTCTTTGATTGGCTGCGCCGGCTGGCAAAAAGGCGCCGGCAATTCGAAGTCGTCATTCTCGATCCGCCCACATTTTCCCGATCGAAAGAGCATGGATCTTTTCAGGCCGGGAAGAATTACGGCGAACTGGTGGCGGCCGCGCTGCCGGTGCTGAAACAGAACGGTGTTTTGCTGGCTTCGGCGAATGCGGCGAAACTCGCCCTGGAAAAGTTTCGGTCACAAGTCGTGTCCGCGATTGCTTCGGCGCGGCGAAGGATTCTGCAGCAACATTATGTTCCGCAGCCTCCGGATTTTCCCATCACGCGCGAGGAGCCGGCCTATTTGAAAACGCTTTGGTTGAGGGTGGCCTGA
- a CDS encoding NYN domain-containing protein — translation MHFPFAPFNGSVAGMALVRILVDGYSLLHNWPKLAPGRPRHSAAARRELIHVLTQYRDAVGTPITVIFDGAGAPAGTPKVDSAPEMEILYSKAGQTADDVIERAAHRLGEFGEVLVVTDDYAERDTVLALGGMASSCLNFIQTIEGTLTELNRELKQHNRKERERFQRTR, via the coding sequence TTGCATTTTCCATTTGCTCCGTTCAACGGTAGCGTTGCCGGGATGGCGCTTGTTCGCATATTGGTGGATGGCTATAGTCTGTTGCACAACTGGCCGAAGCTGGCGCCGGGCAGACCACGTCATTCCGCGGCCGCGCGCCGTGAACTGATCCACGTCCTCACGCAATACCGGGACGCCGTCGGAACGCCGATCACGGTCATTTTTGACGGCGCAGGTGCGCCGGCCGGGACGCCGAAAGTCGACTCCGCGCCGGAGATGGAAATCCTTTACTCCAAAGCCGGCCAGACTGCCGACGACGTCATCGAACGTGCCGCGCACCGCCTTGGCGAGTTCGGCGAAGTGTTGGTGGTCACCGATGATTACGCCGAGCGGGACACCGTGCTTGCGCTCGGCGGGATGGCGTCCAGTTGTTTGAATTTCATTCAAACCATTGAAGGCACGCTCACCGAACTGAATCGCGAATTGAAACAGCACAACCGGAAGGAACGCGAACGCTTCCAACGCACACGTTAA
- a CDS encoding GTP-binding protein, producing MQSTEPVPVTVLTGFLGAGKTTLLNHLLTQNHGYKCAIIINEFGAVSIDNQLVVGADEEILELNNGCLCCRVRQDLVKSLGDLFKRQKRFDYVLVETTGLADPGPVARTFFLPDLAKLLRLDGIATVADAKHLEGELDDAPEAAVQIAFADVILLNKTDLVSAAAAMHVEARIRKMNSLAKIYRTQRSQIAAGSILDIKARELNTPLESLGSGGHEGHDQNGHHYDHDEREHEENTHDHDERVRSFCIMEDRPLDLKKTESWIGGLLGTTGANIYRSKGILHIRGQPKRVVFQGVQMMFDATPERFWKPEEKRQTRMVFIGKGLDEAGIRAGFESCVAT from the coding sequence ATGCAATCGACTGAACCGGTTCCAGTGACCGTGCTGACGGGTTTTCTTGGCGCAGGCAAGACCACTCTGCTCAATCATCTGTTGACGCAAAACCACGGATACAAATGCGCCATCATTATCAACGAATTCGGCGCGGTGAGCATCGACAACCAGCTCGTGGTCGGCGCCGACGAGGAGATTCTGGAACTGAACAATGGCTGTCTCTGTTGCCGGGTCCGGCAAGATTTGGTCAAAAGCCTCGGCGACTTGTTCAAGAGGCAAAAACGCTTCGATTATGTGCTCGTCGAGACAACCGGCCTCGCCGACCCCGGCCCGGTGGCCCGGACATTTTTCCTTCCCGACCTTGCCAAATTGCTCCGGCTGGACGGCATTGCGACCGTCGCCGACGCAAAGCATCTGGAAGGGGAGCTGGACGACGCGCCCGAAGCCGCCGTGCAAATCGCTTTCGCGGACGTGATCCTCCTGAACAAAACAGATCTTGTTTCCGCGGCGGCCGCAATGCACGTCGAGGCCCGCATACGCAAGATGAATTCGCTCGCAAAAATATATCGCACGCAGAGGTCGCAGATTGCAGCAGGCAGCATTCTGGATATCAAGGCCCGCGAACTCAACACACCGCTCGAATCGCTCGGGTCCGGCGGACATGAAGGCCACGATCAAAACGGGCATCATTACGATCACGACGAGCGCGAACACGAGGAAAACACTCACGATCACGACGAAAGGGTGCGCTCGTTTTGCATCATGGAAGACCGGCCCCTGGATTTGAAGAAAACCGAATCCTGGATCGGCGGGCTGCTCGGCACGACTGGCGCGAACATTTATCGAAGCAAGGGCATCCTGCACATTCGGGGCCAACCCAAGCGCGTCGTGTTCCAGGGCGTGCAAATGATGTTCGACGCCACGCCAGAGCGGTTCTGGAAGCCGGAAGAAAAGCGCCAGACCCGGATGGTTTTCATCGGCAAGGGACTCGACGAGGCGGGAATTCGCGCCGGGTTTGAATCGTGCGTCGCGACCTGA
- the gcvH gene encoding glycine cleavage system protein GcvH, which yields MTNIPSDLKYAKSHEWVRVAGDTGVVGITDHAQHELTDVVFVELPAVGRHVKAGEACAVVESVKTASDIYSPVGGQVLEVNKAVTDNPALTNSEPYGNGWFFKIKLNNPAELNDLLSPDKYKAQIGQ from the coding sequence ATGACCAACATTCCTTCCGACCTCAAATACGCCAAGAGCCACGAATGGGTCCGCGTCGCCGGCGACACCGGCGTCGTCGGCATCACCGACCACGCACAACACGAGTTGACCGACGTTGTCTTTGTCGAACTGCCTGCGGTGGGACGCCATGTAAAAGCGGGTGAAGCGTGCGCCGTGGTGGAGTCGGTTAAAACGGCCAGCGATATTTACTCGCCCGTCGGCGGGCAGGTTTTGGAAGTAAACAAGGCAGTCACCGACAACCCCGCTCTGACCAACAGCGAGCCTTACGGCAACGGCTGGTTCTTCAAAATCAAACTCAACAATCCTGCCGAATTGAACGACCTGCTGTCACCGGACAAATACAAGGCGCAGATCGGACAATAG